The following coding sequences are from one Eucalyptus grandis isolate ANBG69807.140 chromosome 11, ASM1654582v1, whole genome shotgun sequence window:
- the LOC104426000 gene encoding 40S ribosomal protein S19-3 — MAAPAARTVKDVSPHEFVKAYAAHLKRSGKVELPHWTDIVKTGTFKELAPYDPDWYYIRAASMARKIYLRGGLGVGAFRRIYGGSKRNGSRPPHFCKSSGSIARHILQQLQNVNIIDIDPRGGRRITSSGQRDLDQVAGRIVVAQ, encoded by the exons ATGGCGGCGCCGGCGGCGAGGACGGTGAAGGACGTCTCCCCTCACGAGTTTGTCAAGGCCTACGCCGCGCATCTCAAGCGTTCCGGGAAg GTTGAACTTCCCCATTGGACTGACATCGTGAAGACTGGTACATTCAAAGAGCTTGCTCCTTATGACCCTGATTGGTACTATATTCGAGCTg CTTCTATGGCGAGGAAAATTTATCTCAGGGGAGGCCTTGGTGTTGGAGCCTTCCGCAGGATCTATGGTGGTAGTAAGAGGAATGGCAGTCGCCCACCACATTTCTGTAAGAGCAGTGGTTCTATAGCCCGCCACATTTTGCAGCAATTGCAGAACGTGAACATCATTGATATCGACCCGAGAGG GGGAAGGAGAATCACATCCAGTGGCCAGCGTGATCTTGACCAAGTTGCTGGAAGGATTGTTGTTGCCCAGTAA
- the LOC104425999 gene encoding LOW QUALITY PROTEIN: diacylglycerol kinase 1 (The sequence of the model RefSeq protein was modified relative to this genomic sequence to represent the inferred CDS: deleted 1 base in 1 codon): MAEDGEFGALLPRWKNLGRIELAESHLLFLSCFIGGLVGICTILYTAFQWRRNINLSWMKAIAKSKKNPKSRQKVPQAPHKWTSEAIARGSNCSVCLKSMSTSQALGSVVASDSSIYRCSACGTAAHSSCSSAAHKDCKSVSMIGYDHVIHQWTLLWAELTDHPEESFFCSYCEEPCSGSFLGGSPLWCCLWCQRLVHVDCHNSVSSDICDLGQFRKLILSPLNVKELSNSASGGFFSSITHGANEIASTMRASIGTRRKKSKHGSGSSTNTGNSVSSGDTTAESTADTSSLTDFSQKIGNNCSEEVDTNVSLQNGKVDEELHGEPSSTSRPTTDQKDDDLMIGMKQRYVLIDLPPDARPLLVFTNKKSGAQRGNSLRQRMNILLNPVQVFELSSKQGPEVGLHLFRKVPHFRVLVCGGDGTVGWVLDKIDMQNFDSPPPVAILPAGTGNDLARVLSWGGGLGLVERQGGLFALLNEIEHAAVTLLDRWKVSIVNQQGKQLQKPKFMNNYIGIGCDAKVALDIHNLREENPEKFYNQFMNKVLYAREGAKSMIDRTLADFPFQVRLVVDGVEVEVPEDAEGVLVANIRSYMGGVDLWQNEEEASDNFDPQSMHDKILEVVSISGTWHLGKLQVGLSRAQRLAQGHSIKIQLLAALPVQIDGEPWFQPPCTLAISHHGQAFMLRRTAEEPLGHAAAMIADVLENAEINQVINSSQRRALLQEMALRLS, translated from the exons ATGGCTGAGGATGGTGAATTCGGCGCATTGCTTCCTAGGTGGAAGAACCTTGGCAGGATAGAATTGGCCGAGTCCCATCTCCTCTTCCTTTCATGCTTCATTGGCGGCTTAGTGGGGATATGTACTATACTGTACACGGCTTTCCAATGGAGACGGAACATCAATTTAAGTTGGATGAAAGCCATAGCCAAATCGAAAAAGAATCCAAAGTCCAGGCAAAAGGTCCCCCAGGCTCCTCATAAATGGACATCAGAGGCCATTGCGCGTGGTTCGAACTGTTCTGTGTGTCTGAAGTCCATGTCTACTTCCCAGGCGCTGGGCTCT GTGGTTGCTTCAGACAGTTCCATCTATCGATGCAGCGCTTGCGGCACAGCTGCTCATTCAAGCTGCTCCTCAGCAGCTCATAAGGACTGCAAGTCCGTGTCAATGATTGGGTATGACCATGTGATTCACCAATGGACTCTGCTGTGGGCTGAATTAACAGATCATCCAGAGGAATCATTTTTTTGTAGTTATTGCGAAGAGCCATGCAGCGGATCGTTTCTTGGTGGATCCCCCCTGTGGTGTTGCCTTTGGTGTCAAAGACTTGTGCACGTTGACTGCCACAATAGTGTATCCAGTGATATTTGTGATTTAGGCCAATTTAGAAAACTGATTCTATCCCCTCTTAATGTTAAAGAACTGAGCAACAGTGCCTCTGGTGGATTTTTTAGCTCAATCACTCATGGGGCCAATGAGATTGCGTCTACAATGCGGGCAAGTATTGGGACTCGAAGAAAGAAGTCAAAGCACGGAAGCGGATCTTCCACTAATACTGGAAATAGTGTGAGTAGTGGTGACACAACAGCTGAAAGCACTGCTGATACAAGTTCGTTGACAGATTTTTCTCAGAAGATTGGAAACAATTGCAGTGAGGAAGTGGACACTAATGTTTCTCTTCAAAATGGTAAAGTTGATGAAGAGTTGCATGGAGAACCCAGTTCCACAAGTAGACCAACAACTGATCAGAAAGATGATGATCTGATGATAGGCATGAAACAAAGATACGTATTAATTGATTTGCCTCCGGATGCAAGACCTCTTTTAGTTTTCACCAATAAAAAGAGTGGAGCTCAGCGGGGAAACTCTCTTAGACAACGAATGAACATTCTTCTCAATCCTGTTCAG GTCTTTGAGTTGAGCTCCAAACAAGGACCAGAAGTTGGTCTTCATCTATTCAGGAAGGTGCCTCATTTTAGAGTCCTTGTGTGTGGGGGAGATGGCACCGTAGGCTGGGTTCTTGATAAGATTGacatgcagaattttgattcTCCTCCTCCGGTAGCTATTCTTCCAGCAGGAACTGGAAATGATCTGGCCAGGGTATTGTCTTGGGGAGGTGGATTAGGCTTAGTGGAGAGACAAGGAGGTCTATTCGCCTTGTTAAATGAGATAGAGCATGCTGCAGTTACTCTTCTTGACCGATGGAAGGTATCGATCGTTAATCAACAGGGCAAACAACTTCAAAAACCCAAGTTTATGAACAATTATATCG GAATTGGTTGTGATGCAAAGGTTGCTTTGGACATACATAATTTGAGAGAGGAGAACCCAGAGAAGTTCTACAATCAG TTTATGAACAAAGTTCTTTATGCAAGAGAAGGTGCCAAGAGTATGATAGACCGGACACTCgcagattttccttttcaagttcGCCTTGTCGTAGATGGCGTTGAGGTAGAAGTCCCTGAG GATGCAGAAGGTGTGCTTGTAGCCAACATCAGAAGCTACATGGGCGGTGTGGATCTATGGCAAAATGAAGAGGAAGCTAGTGATAACTTTGATCCACAATCTATGCATGATAAAATACTAGAGGTCGTGAGCATATCAGGAACATGGCATCTTGGGAAGCTTCAG GTGGGTCTTTCACGTGCACAAAGGCTTGCTCAAGGGCACTCAATTAAGATACAGCTCCTTGCAGCATTACCTGTTCAGATTGATGGGGAGCCCTGGTTTCAACCACCATGTACATTGGCAATATCCCATCATGGACAG GCCTTCATGCTGAGAAGGACGGCCGAGGAGCCTCTTGGTCATGCAGCTGCCATGATCGCTGACGTTCTTGAGAATGCGGAGATCAATCAAGTGATCAATTCCTCACAGAGGCGAGCccttcttcaagaaatggcgCTGAGGCTATCATAA
- the LOC104427724 gene encoding UDP-glycosyltransferase 83A1, whose product MAKLKHVLVIPFPAQGHVIPLLKLSHCIADYGVKLTFVNTESIHAQVMTANPGLDDESHRIKFVAIPDGLETDEERKDPIKRLDSMLRVMPGHLQELIEKVKKQSNGIEDEQISFLIADVMVGWALEVAERMGIQRATFCPPSVSSLVLALHIPKLIEGGVIDNNGFVLKNDLIRISKDLRSYKSSDLVWSFPEDPATQKAIFKYLSSMAHYSKLSNSFLCNSFHELEASAFSVIPGALAIGPLIASAQLFQCRGSLRKEDSTCLNWLDQHPALSVIYVAFGSTTVFGPEQFYEIAHGLEQATQPFLWVIRPDITDGPVSEFLDGFLQRVRNYGKVVQWAPQEEVLAHPSVACFFTHCGWNSTLEGLSNGVPLLCRPYFTDQFLNKSLICDVWKVGLGVDSDENGLISRHEVREKVSAVLGSDEIRANCLRVKEMARKSISEGGSSLKNLQSFIELVKA is encoded by the exons ATGGCAAAGTTAAAACATGTCCTTGTTATACCATTTCCTGCACAAGGTCATGTCATTCCTCTCTTGAAACTCTCACACTGTATTGCTGACTATGGAGTCAAGTTGACGTTTGTGAACACAGAGTCCATTCACGCACAAGTGATGACTGCAAACCCTGGATTGGACGACGAATCACATAGGATTAAGTTTGTCGCAATTCCAGATGGGCTCGAAACTGACGAGGAGCGAAAGGACCCAATTAAGAGGCTGGATAGCATGTTAAGGGTGATGCCTGGTCATTTGCAGGAGTTAATTGAGAAAGTAAAGAAGCAGTCAAATGGCATTGAAGATGAACAGATCAGCTTCTTGATTGCGGACGTGATGGTTGGATGGGCACTGGAAGTCGCCGAAAGGATGGGAATTCAACGAGCCACGTTTTGCCCACCCTCAGTTTCCTCTCTGGTCTTGGCACTTCATATTCCAAAGTTGATCGAGGGTGGAGTCATAGATAACAATG GCTTTGTTCTGAAGAATGATCTCATCAGGATATCGAAGGACCTTCGTTCATATAAGAGTAGTGACCTCGTTTGGAGTTTCCCTGAAGACCCAGCGACTCAGAAAGCAATTTTCAAATACCTATCATCCATGGCGCATTACAGCAAACTCTCAAACTCATTCCTTTGCAATTCCTTCCATGAACTCGAGGCATCAGCTTTTAGTGTCATTCCTGGAGCTCTCGCAATAGGTCCGTTAATTGCGAGTGCCCAATTATTTCAATGCAGAGGAAGCCTGCGGAAGGAGGACTCAACCTGCTTGAACTGGTTAGACCAACATCCAGCCCTGTCTGTCATCTATGTCGCCTTCGGAAGCACGACAGTGTTTGGTCCAGAACAATTCTATGAGATCGCCCATGGACTCGAACAGGCCACCCAACCATTCCTGTGGGTCATACGCCCAGACATCACCGACGGGCCAGTCAGTGAGTTCCTGGACGGGTTCCTTCAAAGGGTGAGGAATTATGGGAAGGTGGTCCAATGGGCGCCACAAGAGGAGGTCCTAGCACACCCTTCAGTGGCGTGCTTCTTCACTCACTGCGGTTGGAATTCCACACTGGAAGGCCTGAGCAATGGAGTCCCACTTCTCTGCAGGCCTTACTTCACAGATCAGTTCCTGAACAAGAGCTTAATATGTGACGTATGGAAGGTGGGTTTAGGAGTTGATTCTGATGAAAATGGATTGATAAGTAGGCATGAAGTGAGAGAAAAGGTATCAGCAGTTCTTGGGAGTGATGAGATAAGGGCAAATTGCCTGAGGGTGAAGGAGATGGCCAGGAAGAGTATTAGCGAAGGAGGGTCCTCCCTGAAGAATCTGCAGAGCTTCATCGAACTCGTGAAGGCTTGA